CTGCCGCAATTTCCTGCCATTGGAAGAATGAGCAGGGCCCCTACGCCGGTATTAATCATCAGATTAATATCATCGATACTCCCGGGCACGTGGATTTTACCGCGGAAGTCGAGCGTTCGCTCCGTGTGCTGGATGGGGCCGTCGGCGTCTTTTGTGCCGTGGCCGGCGTGCAGCCCCAGTCCGAAACGGTCTGGCGGCAGATGGACAAGTATCATGTCCCGCGTATCGCATTTGTGAACAAGATGGACCGGGTCGGTGCCGATTATTTCGCGGCGATCGAGTCCATGAAGGAGCGTCTCGGAGCCAACGCCCATCCTATTTTCCTTCCGATCGGAGCGGAGGAGGATTTTACCGGCCTGATCGATCTGGCCAGCATGCAGGCCCGCATCTATGATGCCGCCGATGCTTCCGGTATGACCTATACGATCGGTGAAATTCCGACGGATTACCTCGATCAAGCCAAGGAGTACCACGAGCAGTTGATCGAGGCCTTGGCTGATTTTGATGATGACTTGGCGACGAAATACCTCGAAGGCGAGGAATTGACCGCCGATGACATCCGGAAGGCCATACGAAAAGCCACCGTATCCCTCGACTTCGTCGGTGTGATACCCGGCAGTGCTTTCAAGAACAAGGGGGTGCAGGCGGTACTTGACTCGGTGGTCAATTACCTGCCAGGTCCGCTCGACCTGCCTGCGATGAAGGGGGAAGACTCCCAGGGGCGCCCGGTCGAGGTGTCTCCTGACGATAGTGCGCCGGTAACGGGACTCGCCTTCAAGCTGATGAATGACGGCTATGTCGGCAAACTGGTCTTTTTCCGTGTCTATTCCGGTTCCCTGAGTAAGGGCTCGGTTTTGCATAACCCGCGCACCGGTAAGACGGAGCGTATTTCCCGTCTCCTGATCATGAAGGCGGATGCCCGTGAAGACATCGATACCGCCTATTCCGGTGATATCTGTGCCTTGGTGGGCGCCCGTGATGTGGTTACCGGGGATACCCTTTGCTCGAAGGGGCAGGATGTTCGCCTGGAGCCTCCCACATTCCCGGAGCCGGTGATCTCGATGTCCATTGAGCCGAAGACGACTGCCGACCAAGAGAAGCTTTCCAACGGCCTGCAGCGCTTGGCTGAAGAGGATCCGACCTTTGTTGTGAGCTCGGACGAGGAGACCGGCCAAACCCTGATTGCGGGGATGGGCGAGTTGCACCTCGAAATCATCCGCGATCGTCTTTTTCGCGAATTCAAGGTCGGTGCCGAAGCCGGTCGTCCGCAGATCGCCTACCGCGAGGCTTTCGGTGTCGCAGCGGATGGCGAAGGTAAATTTATACGCCAGTCCGGTGGCAAGGGCCAATACGGTCATGCCCGCATCAAGGTGGAGCCGCTGAAGCGCGGTGCCGGGATCGAGCTCGAGGATAAGATTGTCGGTGGTGCGATTCCCCGTGAATTCATCAAGCCGACCCTCGACGGTATTAAAGAGGCCGCTCACAACGGAACGGTTGCGGGCTATCCGGTTGTCGACTTCAAGGTCACGCTTTTCGACGGTTCCTTCCATGATGTGGACTCCTCCGAAATGGCTTTCAAGATGGCAGGTATTTTCGCTTTCCGTGATGCCATGCAGAAGGGGCAGCCGATCCTTCTCGAGCCGGTGATGAAGGTCGAAGTGGAGACCCCCGAGGATTACCAGGGCGATATCATGGGCGACCTGAACCGCCGTCGCGGTCAGATCCAGAGCATCAAAGCGAAGGCTAACTATGTGATTATTTCGGCCCTCGTTCCGCTTGCGGAAATGTTCGGCTACTCCACCATCGTCCGCTCGCTCAGTAAGGGCCGTGCCTCCTATAGTATGGAGCCGGAGAGCTTCGAGCAAGTGCCGCCGAATGTGGTCAATGCCATACTCGAAACTTCCACCCGGGGACGCTACTGAGCCGTTACCTGATTCTTAATTCTTCCGTGAAGACGCTTGAGCGCCTTTCCCAGTTTAACCAAAACCTTAACCAAACATAATTATGAGTGCACCTCGCATCCGCATCCGCCTTCGTGGCTTCGATTACCGCGTCATCGACCAGTCCGCCAGCGACATCGTCGAAACAGCAAAGCGTTCCGGCGCCCGTGTATCGGGCCCTGTGCCGCTTCCGACTCGTATTGAAAAGTTTACGGTGAACCGTTCCGTTCACGTTAACAAGAAGTCCATGGACCAGTTCGAAGTCCGTACCCACAAGCGGCTGATCGATATCATCGAGCCGACCGCTGCAACGGTGGA
Above is a window of Coraliomargarita parva DNA encoding:
- the rpsJ gene encoding 30S ribosomal protein S10; translation: MSAPRIRIRLRGFDYRVIDQSASDIVETAKRSGARVSGPVPLPTRIEKFTVNRSVHVNKKSMDQFEVRTHKRLIDIIEPTAATVDELKKLNLPAGVDISINV
- the fusA gene encoding elongation factor G, encoding MSAVATASVNSPKRKFPLEHTRNIGIAAHIDAGKTTTTERILFYAGVVHKMGEVHEGSAVTDWMEQERERGITITSAAISCHWKNEQGPYAGINHQINIIDTPGHVDFTAEVERSLRVLDGAVGVFCAVAGVQPQSETVWRQMDKYHVPRIAFVNKMDRVGADYFAAIESMKERLGANAHPIFLPIGAEEDFTGLIDLASMQARIYDAADASGMTYTIGEIPTDYLDQAKEYHEQLIEALADFDDDLATKYLEGEELTADDIRKAIRKATVSLDFVGVIPGSAFKNKGVQAVLDSVVNYLPGPLDLPAMKGEDSQGRPVEVSPDDSAPVTGLAFKLMNDGYVGKLVFFRVYSGSLSKGSVLHNPRTGKTERISRLLIMKADAREDIDTAYSGDICALVGARDVVTGDTLCSKGQDVRLEPPTFPEPVISMSIEPKTTADQEKLSNGLQRLAEEDPTFVVSSDEETGQTLIAGMGELHLEIIRDRLFREFKVGAEAGRPQIAYREAFGVAADGEGKFIRQSGGKGQYGHARIKVEPLKRGAGIELEDKIVGGAIPREFIKPTLDGIKEAAHNGTVAGYPVVDFKVTLFDGSFHDVDSSEMAFKMAGIFAFRDAMQKGQPILLEPVMKVEVETPEDYQGDIMGDLNRRRGQIQSIKAKANYVIISALVPLAEMFGYSTIVRSLSKGRASYSMEPESFEQVPPNVVNAILETSTRGRY